In a genomic window of Vanessa tameamea isolate UH-Manoa-2023 chromosome 31, ilVanTame1 primary haplotype, whole genome shotgun sequence:
- the LOC113393692 gene encoding zinc finger protein 628-like: MEEPMFQQPKMEDVYPSKIEGHFLDAKPQDQYPPAMPEDYAMPKEELAYPPPKVEDQIIPRPGPMPNRPPTKFISVTSSALTEEQRAMYESVLSTWKPVMFPKRTKRYICQKCNKEFKNYQNLYLHTTRVHSSEESAVICDICDKTFKNKHYLYMHRMNKHYSDSEKCYCQFCLQEFRTRRALHMHVKRIHPNTLPEIKCPECGKEFTVPYKLRYHMDNCHRPDKDKYKCHICQKLYKSHLNLNRHLHFQHSQVERHPCVFCPMTFKSRHHMKRHILNIHPPLESKVTCPECLKEFKNDQYLKEHMQVHTSFEKKVKCDLCDKFFHSAVRLKKHKKIVHPNKPKIRCEKCDKEFAHAHYLRRHNNSVHVEVDESNYQHECDQCGKKFKIKRYLNNHLQRHEQQHLKRISQMVKTVMDDGEAPPKTAKKRGRPRNARKEIEFIKCEPVSSSESESGETDSESE, encoded by the coding sequence CAATGTTCCAACAACCAAAAATGGAAGATGTGTATCCTTCGAAAATAGAGGGACACTTCCTTGATGCGAAGCCCCAGGATCAATACCCCCCAGCTATGCCTGAAGATTATGCAATGCCTAAAGAAGAACTCGCGTACCCACCTCCGAAGGTCGAAGATCAAATCATACCAAGACCCGGCCCTATGCCCAATCGGCCCCCCACGAAATTCATAAGCGTCACCAGCTCAGCATTAACCGAAGAACAGAGAGCCATGTATGAGTCTGTTCTATCGACTTGGAAACCAGTTATGTTTCCAAAACGGACCAAGCGATACATATGCCAGAAGTGCAACAAGGAATTCAAGAACTACCAAAACCTATACCTCCATACGACAAGGGTGCATTCTTCTGAGGAGTCGGCGGTTATTTGTGACATATGtgataaaacatttaagaatAAACACTATTTATACATGCACCGGATGAACAAACACTACTCCGACTCGGAGAAGTGCTATTGCCAGTTCTGTCTCCAGGAGTTCCGGACGAGGCGAGCCCTACACATGCATGTTAAGCGTATACACCCGAACACATTGCCAGAAATAAAATGTCCGGAGTGCGGTAAAGAGTTCACCGTGCCGTACAAGTTGAGATATCACATGGACAATTGCCACAGACCCGACAAAGACAAATACAAGTGTCATATCTGTCAAAAGTTGTACAAAAGTCACCTAAATCTGAACAGACATCTCCATTTCCAGCACTCGCAAGTGGAGAGACATCCGTGCGTGTTTTGCCCGATGACGTTTAAATCTCGACACCATATGAAACGGCACATCCTAAACATACATCCGCCTCTCGAGTCCAAGGTGACCTGTCCCGAATGCTTGAAGGAGTTCAAGAACGATCAGTACTTAAAGGAGCACATGCAAGTTCACACGTCCTTCGAGAAGAAGGTCAAATGTGACTTGTGTGATAAGTTCTTTCATTCAGCGGTACGTTTGAAGAAGCACAAGAAAATCGTGCACCCGAATAAACCGAAGATACGCTGCGAGAAATGCGACAAGGAGTTCGCGCATGCGCACTACCTGCGCCGCCATAACAACTCGGTACACGTTGAAGTCGATGAAAGCAACTACCAGCACGAATGCGATCAGTGCGGAAAGAAATTCAAGATCAAGAGATACCTGAACAACCACTTGCAAAGACACGAGCAGCAGCACCTGAAACGCATATCGCAGATGGTGAAAACGGTTATGGACGACGGGGAAGCCCCACCAAAGACGGCGAAGAAACGGGGAAGGCCCCGAAACGCCAGGAAGGAAATCGAGTTCATAAAATGCGAGCCGGTTTCCAGTTCCGAATCGGAATCCGGCGAAACGGATTCCGAATCAGaataa